The following DNA comes from Nitrogeniibacter aestuarii.
AAAAAGAACAACGGAGTACAGCAACATGACAAGCGACGCAGATCGCACCGAAATCGCGGTTGTCGTGGGCGCCACCGGCGCCTTCGGCAACAAGATGGTCGACCGCCTGGTCGACGCCGGCCTCAAGGTCGTGGCCGTGGCGCGCAGCGCCGATTCGCTGGCCGAGCTGCAGGCCCGCCAGCCGTCCATCGGTGTGTGCGTGGCCGACATCTCGGATGACTCATCCATCGCCGCCATCAGGGAAGTGCTCGACCGTCCGGTGCGTGCCGTGGTGCATGGCCCCGGCGTGGGCGTGGCCGGCGGCATTCTGGTCGCCCCGACCGCCACCATGGTCGATGCGGTAAACATCAAGGTCGGTGGCCTGTTGCGCCTGACCCGCGCGGCCGACGAGCGTTTCGTCAAGGGTAGCCGCATCATCGCCATCGGCGGTCACTATGGCCTCGAGCCGACCGCCTACGCGGCATCGGCAGGCGTGGCCAACGCGGCGCTGGTGAATGTCTCCCGTCAGCTCAGTCTGGCCTACGGCCCGC
Coding sequences within:
- a CDS encoding SDR family NAD(P)-dependent oxidoreductase — its product is MTSDADRTEIAVVVGATGAFGNKMVDRLVDAGLKVVAVARSADSLAELQARQPSIGVCVADISDDSSIAAIREVLDRPVRAVVHGPGVGVAGGILVAPTATMVDAVNIKVGGLLRLTRAADERFVKGSRIIAIGGHYGLEPTAYAASAGVANAALVNVSRQLSLAYGPRGVTAHVIAPGPADTERLRNVAKARAEQRGCSVDDVLDELKEESSIGAFTTPEQVAWAVSMLLDPCADAMTGSTLMLDSGRRKGLP